GGGGAAGTACCTCGGCATGGTGCTCACGCTGGCGCTGAACGTGGCGATCATGGCGGTCTTCTTCGGGCTGCTGGTCCATTTCCACCTCCACTCGCTCCGGTGGGCTCATCTCGCCGCGATCTACATGATCGGGCTGGAGCTGTTTCTGGTGGCCGCCTTCTCGATTCTCTTCTCCACCATCGCGTCGCCCGTGGTCAGCGCCTGCTTCACTCTTTCCGTGTACTTCGTCGGACATCTGGTTTCGGACATCCGCGGTTTCGCGGAGATGCTCCCCTCCGACGCCGCGGCGTGGCTCACCCGGGCTGTCTGCCTGCTTCTACCCAATCTGGAGTATTTTGACGTAAAAGGAATGGCGGTGTACGGGAAGACGATCGAACCGGCGCTCGTGGGGAACGCCACTCTCTACGGCCTCGTGTACACCGCCGGCGTGGTGCTGGTCGCCGCCGTGCTCTTCCGGAGGAAGGACCTGCAGTGATGGGCGTGCGTTTTCCGAAGACCGTCGAGCTGCCGGCGGCGCTGCTTACGCTCGCCTGTCTCTCTCTCCTGGTGAACGCGACGCTCGGGCAGCGGATCGAGGCGGCCCGGATCGGGACGGACATCGAGGAGGAACTGGCGCTCTACCCCTCCGGGCGCTTTCTGCGGCAGGCCGTCGCCGGCTTTCGCCACGTCACCGCCGATCTGCTCTGGCTGAAAGCGATCCAGTACTACGGCAAGCACAAGCAGACGGATATGGTCTTCGACAAGGCGGCGCATGTGTTCGATGTACTCACCGATCTGGATCCGCAATTCCTCGAGGCGTACCGCTTCGGCGCCCTGGTGGTGGTGGAGGACGCCAAGGAACCGGGCCGCGGATATGATCTTCTCCGCAAGGGGATCCGGGAGAATCCGGAGAACTGGGAGCTGCACTTCGATCTCGGTTTCCACTACTACCTGAACGAAGACTACGACCTCGCCGCCGCCGCTTTCCGTCAGGCGGCGCGCCTTCCCGGGGACCGGAAGAGGGCCGCGCGCTTCGCCGCCATGGCGGAGAAAAAGACCGGAAGGCTGGACGCGGCGCGGGCGCTCTGGGAAGAGATGCTCGCCACCACCGAAAACGACCGTTACCGGGAAGCGGCGCGGTTCGCCCTCTCCGCCATCACCGTCGCGGAGGACACCACCCGGATCGCGAAGTTCGCCCGCGTTTTCCGCGATCGCCGGGGCCGATTTCCGCGGAGCATGGAGGAACTGGCGGCGGAGGGATTCGTCACCGAGGCGCCCGTCGACCCCTTCGGCGTTCCCTATCTGATCCGCCCCGCCACGGGCGAGGTGCGGTCGGCCCATCTGCTCGCCATGCGGGTTCGTCACGACAAACAGATCCTCCAGGGGGCGGCGGACCGTTTCCGCTCCCTCCACGGCCGGTCGCCTCGGGACCTGGAGGAGGTCGTGGCCGCGGGTCTGCTCGACCGCGTCCCGGACGATTTCGGCGCCCGCTATTCCATCGATCCGCGGGACGGCGCGGTGCGGGTCCGTTTCGATTTTCTCCGCATGTCCGATCCGTCGGACGATCGGACCGGATAGGGGGGCGGACGGTGGAAGCGTTGGTTCGGATCCTGCCGCTGCTTCTCTTCATCGGGGCTTTTCTGCTTTTCTTCTTCCCCTGGGCGATCGGTCGGATCGCCCGGGCGCTTCACGGGCGCGAGCCGCGGCCGGACCCGTCCACGTTCCTGCTCGGCACGGTGAACGACGTGGTCCGGGGGATCCGGGAGAGCGAGAGCGATCTTCGGGATCTCTACTCCCGCGCGGAGCGCCGCGCGTCGTTCCTCGACCGCTATCACCAGAGCATTCTGGAGTCGATGAGCACAGGCGTGATGGCGTGCAACCGCCGCGGCGAGATCACGGCGCTGAACGGCGCGGCGGCGGCGATTCTGGGGCTTCCGGCCGAGGCGGGCCGCGGAAAGCGGCTCGGCGAGCTGCTCGGCCCCAAGCACCCCCTTCACCGGATCCACTTCGCCGTGGCGGCGGGCGAGCCCGCGAGCGGAAGGAGGGAGTTGAAGATCCGGCGCGCCGGCGAGGAGGCGCGCTGGGTGGAACTCCGCGTCTCCGCCCTGCCCGGGAGAAGCGGGCAGGCGGTGGGCGTCATCTTCGTCGTCGACGATGTTACGGAGACGAAGCGGCTCCACGCCCAGGTGGAGATGAAGGAGCGCCTCGCGGCGATGGGGGAGATCTCCGCCGGGATCACCCACGAGTTCCGCAACGCCCTCCAGGCCCTCTCGGGTCTCGCCAAACTGATCGCCCGTCGCGCCGCGGGGAACGAGCGCATCGAGCCGTTGGCGCTGGAGATCCGCGGCGAAACGGATCGGATGGCGCGGATCCTGAACGAGATGAGAACATACTTAAAACCACAAGAAATCCGGATGGAACCGATCCGGGCCGACGAACTGGTCCGCACGGTACTCATTCCTTTCCTCGAACAGCGCGGGGAGCGTCCGATCCGGATTCGCCTCGACGTCCCCTCCGATCTGCTGCCGATTCGCGGCGACCGGGCGCTCCTGGCCCAGGCGCTCCGGAACATCGCCCGGAACGCCTGGGAGGCGATGTCCGGTGGAGGCGAGCTGGTCGTGCGCGGCCGCGCCCTTGCGCCGGACCTCGGCCCCGAGGCGGCCCGCGGCGCCCGGGTCCTTTTGGAGGTGGCCGATACCGGCCCCGGCATCCCGGAGGAAATTCGGGACAAAATCTTTCATCCCTTCTTCACGACCCGGACCGAAGGGACCGGCCTCGGTCTCCCCTTCGTGCAGAAGGTGATCGCCGCCCACGGGGGAACGGTGGACGTGGATTCCCGTCTCGGCGAGGGGACCTGTTTCGCCCTCTGTCTCCCCGCGGTCGCGCCGGAGAGGGAGGAGGCGGTCACGCCCGTCCCGGACGGATCCTTCTGAGTCTCCGCCCTCTCCCGATAGTCGCTCATCCCCCGCTCCCCTCGGGCCGATCCTCGGAAGAGGAGAGGAGGACCGCCCTATGGCGGACCGAAAGCTATTGGTCGTCGAAGACCGGCCGGGGACGCTCCATATGTTGGAGGAGACCCTCGCCGACGAAGGGTACCGCGCCGTCGGCGTCCCCACGGCCGAGCTGGCGATGGAACGCCTCCGTGATGAGAGCTTCGAGCTGGTCCTGACGGACCTGAACCTTCCCGGCAAGGACGGCCTGCAGGTGCTCGCCGCGGCGCGCGAGAACGATCCTCTGGCGCCGGTGATCGTCATGACCGCCTACGGCACGGTGGAAAACGCCGTACGGGCGATGAAGGACGGCGCCTACGATTTCGTCACCAAACCGGTCGACACCGACCGCCTGCTTCTTCTCGTGAAGCGCGCCCTGGAGAAGAGAACTCTCGAGGTGCGAAACCGGGGCCTTCGGGCCGGCGTCGAGGCGCCGGTGATCGTCGGCGCCGGACCGGCGATCCGGGACACGCTTCGCCTCGCCGAGAAGGTCGCCCGCAGCGACGCGGCGGTCCTTCTCCTCGGCGAGAGCGGCACCGGCAAGGAACTCTTCGCCCGCGCGATCCACGGATGGAGCGCACGGGCGGCCCATCCGATGGTGGCGGTCAACTGCGCCGCCATGCCCCGGGATCTGATCGAGGCGGAGCTGTTCGGCGCGGAAAAGGGCGCCTACACCGGCGCCGATCGCCTGCGGGTGGGAAAATTCGAACTCGCCGACGGCGGCACTCTCTTTTTCGACGAGATCGGGGAGCTGCGAACGGACCTGCAGTCCAAGCTCCTCCGCGTGCTGGAGGAACATTCGGTGGAGCGGCTCGGCGGTTCCCGGAGCATCCCCGTGGACGTTCGCCTGATCACCGCCACCAACAGGAATCTGGAAGAGGACGTGGCGGAGGGCCGTTTTCGCGAGGACCTCTACTATCGTCTCAACGTGTTTCCCATCCGTCTTCCCTCGCTCCGGGAGCGCCGCGAGGACATTCCCGTCCTGGCGGAGCATTTCCTCGCCGCCTACTCCCGCGAGCTGCGGCGCGATCCGGTCCGCCTCTCGCCGGAGGCGACCGAGGCGATCCTCGCCTATGACTGGCCGGGAAATATCCGGGAGCTGCGCAACGTTCTCGAGAGGGCGGTGATCCTCGCCGAGGGGGAGACGATCACGGGGGCGCTGGTCCGCCCGGCGGCGGCGGGCGCCGCCACGACCGCGGGCGTGGTTCCCCTCCCGCGGGAGCGTTTCGATTTCGGACCGGGCGCCGCCGACCTGCACGCGGCGGTCCGTAATGTCACTCGGCGGGTGGAGGCGGACATCATCGGCCGCGTGCTTCGCGAGTGCGGCGGCAACAAGAGCGAGGCGGCGCGGCGGATGAAGATCAGCTATCGCTCCCTCTGGACCAAGGTGAAGGAGTACGGGTTGGAATGAAGGGGAATGGACACCTGCCGGTCCTGCTGATGCTGCTCGTCGCGGTGGTGGGGGGCGCGCCGGCCGAGGAGCGCCTTCTTCACGCCCCGCGGGTTCCCGCCGGCGCCTGGCGCGTCCCCTTCTTCCTGCACACCGGCCGCCCCCCCGCCGAGGCGCCCGTCCTCACCGCCCGCGCGGGTGGGGAGAGCCTCGCCGTCTCCTTCCGTCCGCTCGGCGAAGGGGCCTGGTCGCTCTTCTTGGAGCACCCCCTTTTCTTTCTCGTCCCGGAGGAGACCCTTCTGGTGCGGGTCCTCATCGACGGGGAGGATCCTTTCGGACTGCGCTCGATTCCCATCGTGGTTCGGGATGACCGTTGGAACGTCCTGAGCGCCGACGAGGAGGGCTATCTCGTTCTCTGGGAGCCCGACGGCGGAGGCGGGATGACCGCCATCGATTCCATCGACATCGGGGACCGGGCGGACGCGATCGCTCTCCTGCGCGGAGGGCCGGGCGAAGGAGCGCGCGCGGTCGTCTTCAACGAGAACGGGGATCTCGTTCTCCGTGGCGGCGCCACAGGATTCCGGGAGCTGCAACGCGTTCCTTTCGGCGGCCGCGCCTCCTGCGTTGGATCCGGGGGCGATCCCGGATCCTGCTTGATCGGGTTGCTGGACGGACGGATCGTCCGGGTCGGCGGGCGCGGGAGGGGAGAGGTCGAGGTGATCGCCTCGGTCCGCGGCATACCGGTGTCGGTGGCGGTCGGTTTCGTCGATGGGGACGACGTGCCGGACTTGATGGCGACGGTTTTGGAGATGGAACGCTCCACGCTGGTTTGGTGGCCCGGCCGCCGAGGAGCGGGCTTCGACCGTGACCGGGAGAGAACGATCCCCCTTCCCGGGTCCGGCAGGATGGTCCTCTTCGTTCCTCTCCCGGGAGAGGAACGCCCCGTCCCCTTGATCCTTCTCCACGGAGGAGCGGCGGCGATCAGCGGCGTCTTCCGGATCGAAGTGCCGCAGGAGGAACCCCTCGGCGAGCGTCTCGAGCCGATCGATCTCCCCGGTCTGCCGGAGAGGAACGTCCACCGTCTTCTCGCCGGCGACTGGAATGGGGACGGGCTCACCGACCTGGCGGTCCTCGCCGGCGGGGGACAATCCTCTTTGGAGGTTTTCCTTCTCGATCCGGGAGGGGAGAAGGGGCGGCTGGTCGAACGGCTCCCCGTCGACGGGCCGGAGGTGGATCTTCTGGTGGGAGACTGGGACGGCAACGGAGTGGATGATCTCATGGCCGTGGAGGGACGGTTCCGGATCTGGCTCGCAGACGGATCGGGGAAGATGTACGAACTCCCCCATCCGCCGTCGGGCCGGCCCGCCCGCGCCGATCTCCTCTCCGGCCCCTAAACCGGAAAGGGGTTGCCGCGAAGGTCGGCAAATCGTTGCCGGAAAGAGGTGTTCCGCCCCAAGAATATGGTCGAGGATAATATCGCAACAAACCAGGATATATGCGGTTAGGTCCGACATGACGATTGGGAGCGTAATGGGAATGAACCTTGCGACTCCTCATGGCGGGAGGAAAAGATGGACGCGCGACAGAACAAGGAAAAGGGCTTTTCCCTGGTGGAGTTGGTATTCGCCGTCGGGATTCTCGCTCTCGCGTTTCTGGCCATGGGGAGGCTGTTCGTGACCAGCATCGAGCACTCCCGCCAGGGGCGGCACGACATGATCGCCCTGAACAGCGCCAACGAGATTCTCGAGCGGATGCGCTCCATCGATTTCGACGATGTGCCCGACAAGTTCGACGGCCTCGACACGGCGGACAGCGCCAGCGTGCCGAATGAGGTGCGCGTCTGGTTCCGTCATATGCGTGAGAATCTTGGGCCGACCGCCCGCTGCGAAATCAACGTATTCGACGAAAACGAGAAGGCGCAGCTGACCAACGGGCTGATCGAGGTGGAGATCCTCACAAGCTGGACCGAAAGGGGCCGGGAAAGAACGATGCGGACCGGCACCTATCTGGTCCGCATGGGGAGCTGACGGCGATGTGGACTAAGCGATCCATTCTCGGAAATGAGAGGGGCTCCGGCCTTTTTCTCTCTTTGCTTTTGCTTACCGCTCTTTCTCTCTTCGGGATTTCCCTGGCGCTTCTCTCGGCGACGGACAGACGGGTCGCCGCATACGAGAGGGAAGGGTCCCGGGCGCTGAACGCCGCCGAGGCGGGACTGGCGATGGCGAAGCGGGGAATCCAAGATCGAATCCTCGAGTTCGACGACGAGAACGGGAACGGCTATCCCGATTTCCGGATCGCGGACACCCTCGATTGGGGGGGGAGCTATGACGTCTTCGGTGAATCGGACGTTCCTCTCGCCGGGTCCGCCTCCCCTTACGCGGGAGACGTGTTCAACCTGACCGCCGTCGGACGGGTGGGGGACGCCCTCCGTCAGGTCCGCGCGGAGATCCAGCACGACAGCTTCCTGAAATACGCCCGCTTCGTCGAGGACGCGGGCACCTCCTATGGCTGCGGCGCCGTGCTGACCGGCGAGGTCTACGTGGGGGGCACGCTCGGCCTTCCCTCCGGCTGCGCGGACGGAACGGACGTGGAGTTCCTGGAGATGGTCGCCGCCACGCGCGGCATCACCAACAAGGACGAGGCGATCTTCCACAAGGGGTACACCGATTCGGCGACGACCATCGACCTGCAAAGTTCGGTCGACCTGCCGCTCATGCGGAACAAGGCGAAGGGCGCCGGCGGCGAGTGCGACTGCGAGGGGATCGGCCACGTCGGTCTCTACATGGGCTGGAATCCTCTCGGCGTCGGCGTGAACGGAACCATCGACCTCGGCCTCTTCGACTTCGAGGTGATCGATGCCGGCACCGGCGACACGTTGGTCGCCTACAACGGCGCGACTCTGAACGACCCGACCACGGGCGGTTCGCTCCGCTCCGCCGATTTCAACGGCGTGATTTTCTACGAGGGAGACGGATACGTCCGGGGGCGCCTGGACGGAGTGAGCGCGCGCAGTCTGATCATCTTCGCCACCGACGACATCTTCGTGGAGGGGGACATCCTCACCGGACACACCGGATACGACGAGGTCACCCGCCTCCCCAACGGCTCGGGAGAACCGGTCAACATCGGGCTCGTCGCGGCGGACTACATCTACCTCGGCAACGTCAATCGCGTGGTCTTCATCGACGCGGCGCTGATGGCCGTGGGCGCCAACTGGCGGGCCTATAACACCAACACTTCCGCTCATCCCGCCGTCGCGCCGGGCAACTACGACCTGGACCAGGACGGGATCGTGGGAGAGACGCCCTACAACAATGACGGGGGCGCCGGCACCGGCTGGGACGAGGTGATCACCGCCGCGAACCAGGACATCACCTGGGTACTGAACATCAACGGGCCGATCATCACCCACGACGGCGGTTCCGCGGCCCCCTGGAACGCGAGCACCGTGCTCGCGGCCGCCACGGGCCCGACGCGTCGTTATAACTACGACATGGACATCACCGACTTTCCGCCTCCCTGCTTCCCGGTTCCCTTGAATCTGTGGAAGGACAAGGCCTGGGCGGAGATGTACGCGGCGGGGGAGTAGGACCATGAGGGGGAATCGAAAACGAGTGCGCGGATTCACGCTGACCGAGCTGATGGTGGTTCTCTCCGTCATCGGGATCGTCGCCGTGGCGACCGCCCCCACGGTGATCCGTGCGTGGAAGCGGCCCGCTCTGGAGCGGGAGGCGAACGATCTCGCCTCCACCATGCGCCTTTGCCGCCAGAAGGCGGTTTGGCGGCGGATTCCCTACCGCCTCACCATCGATCCCGCGCGGCGCTGTTATTGGACCGAGCGGCAGGATACGACCGGCACCTGGGTGCTCGACCCGGTCGACTCGGTCCGTGTGGACGGAACCGTGCAGTTCTCCGTTCGCGCCGGCGGGAGCGGCTCGAACAACGACATCCTTTTCCTGGGTAGGGGAAGCGTGGACAGGAACGATGCGCCCGCGACCGTGGAATTCTGGGACGCCCGGGAGGAGACCCTCTCGGTGCAGCTGATTCGGACCGGTCGCGTCCGAATGTCGAGAAGGGGCTGACCGATGAAAGGCAAGGCAGGATTCACGCTGGTCGAGGTCACCGTGGCTCTCGTCATTCTCGCGGCGGTCTCGGCGCTCTCTTACCAGATGTTGATCCGCGCGCAGAGCGCCTTCCAGTCTCAACGGGACCTCGTGGAGACGCAGCAGAACGCCCGCATGGCGATGGAGTCGATCACCGGCGATCTCCGGCAGATCAGTTACGGCAAGGATCCGACCCAGCCCTCGGTGGTGTTCGCCAGCCTCGATTCGATCGTGTTCGTCGCCGATCTCTTCGATTCCGTCCCCGGCGCCGAGATGGTGGCGATCTATCTGACGTCCACCCCCGACTCGGGTACGTTGAATCCGTCGGACCGGATCGTCTTTCGCACCGTCTGGGACACCGCCGGCGCGGAGGTGATCACCGGGCCGATCGCCTACGGCGTGGCGGACAGCGGTCTCACCTTCACCTACTTCGATCGGGAGGGAGACCACATGTCCTTCCCCATCGTGCAGCCGGAGCATGTCAGCGAGGTGGAAGTGGCGATCACCGCGCAAACCGCCCACGCCGTCGCCGCCGGGAACTATCTGGACGTGACATCGACGACCACCGTGTTCCCCCGGAACCTCCCCTTCACGCCGCCCATGCCCCGGCCGGAGTCGCCCGGATGCGGGAACTTGTCGAGCCCGAACTGCGAGTCCCTCACGCTCACCTGGACGCGGCCGACGACGAACACCGACGGGAGCGAGCTGTTGTTCAACGACATCTCCCACTACTCGGTCTACTACGGGACGCGGACGGATTCGATGAAGCTGGACACGCGGCTCGCCCGAAATCTGGATACTTGGACGGTGAAGAATCTGACCGGCGGGCTCTCTTACTACGTGGACGTGACCGTCACCAGTCTCGCGGGCGTGGAGAGTTACCCCTGCCGGCGGAACGGTACGGTGGGCTCCTCGGCGCCCCCCAAGTCGCCGGCGAATTTCCAGGTCGGCGGCGGGATCGGCGCCATCTCCCTCAACTGGTCGCCGGTGACGGAGGATACGCTGGACGCCCAGATCACGGCCGAAGTGAGTTACCGGGTCTACCGGGAGGAAACCGCCGGCTTCACCCCATCCATATCGAACCTGGTCGTCGCCGAACTGATCGATACCTCCTACACCGATTTCCTGAGCGATTCCTGCGCGCACTTCTTCTATCTGGTCACCGCCGAGGCGTGCGGCATGGAGGGGGGACGCTCGAGTGAACAGGCGATCAGCCTTCCCGCGGCCGCATCCTGTCCGCCCACCGTACTCGCCTACGAGGGATCGAACCCGGGCGAAGTGGGCGTCATCTGGAGCCCGCCGACCACGCGCACAGACGCCACTTCGCTTTCGTCGGGGGACATCAGCGGCTACCGTCTCTTTTGGGGGCTCGCCACCGGCTACTACACCGATTCCATGGACGTGGGGACTACGCCGCTGGACCAGATCATCTCCGGCCTGCAGGACTGTTCCACCTACTACGTCAATCTGGCCGCCATCGACGCCTGCGGCACCCGGGGTGTCGTCTGTCCCGGACGGGAGAGCGCGGCGCGGACCTCCGCCCCCTGCAACGAATATGTCCCCGAGCCGGTGGCGTCTCTCGCCTTGACCGCGGGGGACCAGAGGATGGATCTGGCCTGGCCCGCGAACCTGACCGACTGCGACCTGGCCGGATACAACGTCTACTACGGGAGCTCTCCCGGTTTGTACGATGGGACCGGGGCGACGCAGGGGCCGTCACCGGTCTTCGTGGACGCCTCGGTGGCCCACCAGGATACGGTGCACGCCGTCTATACGTTGAGCGGTCTGGACGCCTGCACGGAGTACTCGATCATGGTGCAGTGCGTGGACGTCTGCGATCCGCCGCACCTGAGCGAGGGGAACGCGACGGCCACGGACATGACCTACTGCGGCACCTGCGACATCGTCAAGGCCTGCGTCACCGAGATCGCCGAGGGGAGCGGACAACGGCGCATCCGTTATCAGATCGCCAACGACGGCGAAGTGGATCTGGACGTGGATCAAATGGATCTGGTCTGGGGCAGCGCGGCCGGCCTGACGGAAATCCTGGTGGGCGGCTCGTCGGTTTGGAAGGAGGACGGATCCGCAGGCGAGGATCCGACCGGGACGCAAGGATCGCCCGCCGAGATCGACATCGACGATTTCACTCTCGGTGAGGACGAGGATTTCGGGCATCCTCGGGAACTGACCCTCGTTTTTAACGGTTCCATGACCGGTGACGTGGTGGACGTGACCTATCACACCCAGGAGGGGACCTGCACCAACACCCTCTCCCCCTGCGGGATCCTGCTCGATGATGACTTCACGCAGGCCAACGGTTCGCCCATCGGTTGGACCCCCCGGACCGGCACGACCTGGCGCGTGACGAGCAACGTCCTGCAGACGACCAGCAGCAGCCGGATCACGCCCGACGCGATCGGCTTCTCCATGAGCGACTACACCGTCACCGCGCGCATGCGTGTCGAGAGCGGCAGCAGCACCCGCCGGGTCGGCGTCTACGTCCGCTACCGGGATACCGGAACCTATTATCTCCTGAGGTATTACCCGGGTTACGATCTCCTCGAGTTCCGGAAGAAGGTGAACTTCGGCGGGCTCGATCTTCTCGGCTATACCTACGACTTCGACTTGGACAACGGCGTCTGGTACACGCTGACCGTCGCCGCCTACGGGAACTCCTTCCGCTGCTGGGTCGACGGCGTGCCGATCGAGTGGGAGGGGATCGGCCCCACGATCCACGACGGGTCCATCGCGACCGGCAATGTCTGTCTGTACGCCTGGGACATCTATACCGCCTACTTCGACGACGTGGTCGTCGAGCCCACCTGCGGATGCGGGGGCATGGTCCCCTAATCCGCCCTTTGGCGGGGGAATTCGAAGCCGAATTGCCTATTCAGGTTTCGAGTTCCCCTGCCGATCTATAGATAGAACCGGAGGACTCTACCTGATACGGGAGAACGACCATGGGTTTCTTTGACGCCTTTTTACGGGCCGACTCCGGCACGGTGGGGATCGACATCGGCAGCCACACGATCAAAGCGGTCGAAAT
The genomic region above belongs to Candidatus Eisenbacteria bacterium and contains:
- a CDS encoding VCBS repeat-containing protein → MKGNGHLPVLLMLLVAVVGGAPAEERLLHAPRVPAGAWRVPFFLHTGRPPAEAPVLTARAGGESLAVSFRPLGEGAWSLFLEHPLFFLVPEETLLVRVLIDGEDPFGLRSIPIVVRDDRWNVLSADEEGYLVLWEPDGGGGMTAIDSIDIGDRADAIALLRGGPGEGARAVVFNENGDLVLRGGATGFRELQRVPFGGRASCVGSGGDPGSCLIGLLDGRIVRVGGRGRGEVEVIASVRGIPVSVAVGFVDGDDVPDLMATVLEMERSTLVWWPGRRGAGFDRDRERTIPLPGSGRMVLFVPLPGEERPVPLILLHGGAAAISGVFRIEVPQEEPLGERLEPIDLPGLPERNVHRLLAGDWNGDGLTDLAVLAGGGQSSLEVFLLDPGGEKGRLVERLPVDGPEVDLLVGDWDGNGVDDLMAVEGRFRIWLADGSGKMYELPHPPSGRPARADLLSGP
- a CDS encoding ABC transporter permease subunit, with the protein product MRIAEVALHTLRETVRDRVFLVSLFFAAALIGSSLVVSALAAGQQDKVIKDVGLAAISAIGILLSAFVGASLVHREVQRRTIYTLLARPVGRTEYVVGKYLGMVLTLALNVAIMAVFFGLLVHFHLHSLRWAHLAAIYMIGLELFLVAAFSILFSTIASPVVSACFTLSVYFVGHLVSDIRGFAEMLPSDAAAWLTRAVCLLLPNLEYFDVKGMAVYGKTIEPALVGNATLYGLVYTAGVVLVAAVLFRRKDLQ
- a CDS encoding prepilin-type N-terminal cleavage/methylation domain-containing protein produces the protein MKGKAGFTLVEVTVALVILAAVSALSYQMLIRAQSAFQSQRDLVETQQNARMAMESITGDLRQISYGKDPTQPSVVFASLDSIVFVADLFDSVPGAEMVAIYLTSTPDSGTLNPSDRIVFRTVWDTAGAEVITGPIAYGVADSGLTFTYFDREGDHMSFPIVQPEHVSEVEVAITAQTAHAVAAGNYLDVTSTTTVFPRNLPFTPPMPRPESPGCGNLSSPNCESLTLTWTRPTTNTDGSELLFNDISHYSVYYGTRTDSMKLDTRLARNLDTWTVKNLTGGLSYYVDVTVTSLAGVESYPCRRNGTVGSSAPPKSPANFQVGGGIGAISLNWSPVTEDTLDAQITAEVSYRVYREETAGFTPSISNLVVAELIDTSYTDFLSDSCAHFFYLVTAEACGMEGGRSSEQAISLPAAASCPPTVLAYEGSNPGEVGVIWSPPTTRTDATSLSSGDISGYRLFWGLATGYYTDSMDVGTTPLDQIISGLQDCSTYYVNLAAIDACGTRGVVCPGRESAARTSAPCNEYVPEPVASLALTAGDQRMDLAWPANLTDCDLAGYNVYYGSSPGLYDGTGATQGPSPVFVDASVAHQDTVHAVYTLSGLDACTEYSIMVQCVDVCDPPHLSEGNATATDMTYCGTCDIVKACVTEIAEGSGQRRIRYQIANDGEVDLDVDQMDLVWGSAAGLTEILVGGSSVWKEDGSAGEDPTGTQGSPAEIDIDDFTLGEDEDFGHPRELTLVFNGSMTGDVVDVTYHTQEGTCTNTLSPCGILLDDDFTQANGSPIGWTPRTGTTWRVTSNVLQTTSSSRITPDAIGFSMSDYTVTARMRVESGSSTRRVGVYVRYRDTGTYYLLRYYPGYDLLEFRKKVNFGGLDLLGYTYDFDLDNGVWYTLTVAAYGNSFRCWVDGVPIEWEGIGPTIHDGSIATGNVCLYAWDIYTAYFDDVVVEPTCGCGGMVP
- a CDS encoding GspH/FimT family pseudopilin, which codes for MRGNRKRVRGFTLTELMVVLSVIGIVAVATAPTVIRAWKRPALEREANDLASTMRLCRQKAVWRRIPYRLTIDPARRCYWTERQDTTGTWVLDPVDSVRVDGTVQFSVRAGGSGSNNDILFLGRGSVDRNDAPATVEFWDAREETLSVQLIRTGRVRMSRRG
- a CDS encoding sigma-54-dependent Fis family transcriptional regulator, with the translated sequence MADRKLLVVEDRPGTLHMLEETLADEGYRAVGVPTAELAMERLRDESFELVLTDLNLPGKDGLQVLAAARENDPLAPVIVMTAYGTVENAVRAMKDGAYDFVTKPVDTDRLLLLVKRALEKRTLEVRNRGLRAGVEAPVIVGAGPAIRDTLRLAEKVARSDAAVLLLGESGTGKELFARAIHGWSARAAHPMVAVNCAAMPRDLIEAELFGAEKGAYTGADRLRVGKFELADGGTLFFDEIGELRTDLQSKLLRVLEEHSVERLGGSRSIPVDVRLITATNRNLEEDVAEGRFREDLYYRLNVFPIRLPSLRERREDIPVLAEHFLAAYSRELRRDPVRLSPEATEAILAYDWPGNIRELRNVLERAVILAEGETITGALVRPAAAGAATTAGVVPLPRERFDFGPGAADLHAAVRNVTRRVEADIIGRVLRECGGNKSEAARRMKISYRSLWTKVKEYGLE
- a CDS encoding PAS domain-containing protein translates to MEALVRILPLLLFIGAFLLFFFPWAIGRIARALHGREPRPDPSTFLLGTVNDVVRGIRESESDLRDLYSRAERRASFLDRYHQSILESMSTGVMACNRRGEITALNGAAAAILGLPAEAGRGKRLGELLGPKHPLHRIHFAVAAGEPASGRRELKIRRAGEEARWVELRVSALPGRSGQAVGVIFVVDDVTETKRLHAQVEMKERLAAMGEISAGITHEFRNALQALSGLAKLIARRAAGNERIEPLALEIRGETDRMARILNEMRTYLKPQEIRMEPIRADELVRTVLIPFLEQRGERPIRIRLDVPSDLLPIRGDRALLAQALRNIARNAWEAMSGGGELVVRGRALAPDLGPEAARGARVLLEVADTGPGIPEEIRDKIFHPFFTTRTEGTGLGLPFVQKVIAAHGGTVDVDSRLGEGTCFALCLPAVAPEREEAVTPVPDGSF
- a CDS encoding prepilin-type N-terminal cleavage/methylation domain-containing protein, translated to MDARQNKEKGFSLVELVFAVGILALAFLAMGRLFVTSIEHSRQGRHDMIALNSANEILERMRSIDFDDVPDKFDGLDTADSASVPNEVRVWFRHMRENLGPTARCEINVFDENEKAQLTNGLIEVEILTSWTERGRERTMRTGTYLVRMGS